The following are encoded in a window of Planctomyces sp. SH-PL62 genomic DNA:
- a CDS encoding aldo/keto reductase produces MTRPELIRIAERRGRSVEQIVFRFALDMGMVALTGTTDADHMMDDLEVFEFHLEPGEVRQIERLGA; encoded by the coding sequence ATGACCCGTCCCGAGCTGATTCGGATCGCCGAGCGGCGCGGCCGGAGCGTCGAACAGATCGTCTTCCGATTCGCGCTCGACATGGGCATGGTGGCCCTGACGGGGACGACCGACGCCGACCACATGATGGACGACCTCGAGGTGTTCGAGTTCCACCTGGAACCCGGGGAAGTCCGACAGATCGAGCGGCTGGGAGCTTGA
- a CDS encoding aldo/keto reductase, whose product MDHQSLLIDGVRVPRFLYGTAWKARRTKVLTELALHQGFRGVDTANQRRHYDEAEVGKAVTASIESGMLEREDLFLQTKFTFKDGQDHRLPYDPQAPVGVQVEQSFASSLEHLGVSEIDSYLLHGPTRRVGLGAADREAWRAMEAIHDGGRVRLIGVSNVSLDQLRSFHREARVPPPLRPEPVLRRTRLGP is encoded by the coding sequence ATGGACCATCAGAGCCTGCTGATCGACGGCGTCCGCGTCCCCCGGTTCCTCTACGGGACCGCGTGGAAGGCGCGACGGACGAAAGTCCTGACCGAGCTCGCGCTCCATCAGGGCTTTCGCGGCGTCGATACCGCGAACCAGCGACGTCACTACGACGAAGCCGAAGTCGGCAAGGCCGTCACGGCATCGATCGAGAGCGGCATGTTGGAGCGCGAGGACCTCTTCCTCCAGACCAAATTCACGTTCAAGGACGGGCAGGATCATCGCCTTCCGTATGACCCGCAGGCTCCGGTCGGGGTCCAGGTTGAACAGTCCTTCGCGAGTTCGCTCGAACATCTGGGCGTCTCGGAGATCGACTCGTACCTGCTCCACGGGCCGACTCGGCGGGTCGGGCTGGGTGCGGCCGATCGGGAGGCCTGGCGTGCGATGGAGGCCATCCACGACGGGGGCCGGGTCCGCCTGATCGGCGTCAGCAACGTGTCGCTTGATCAGCTCCGAAGCTTCCATCGCGAGGCGCGCGTGCCCCCCCCGCTTCGTCCAGAACCGGTGCTACGCCGAACGAGGTTGGGACCGTGA
- a CDS encoding tetratricopeptide repeat protein — MYSLGATLYCLLTGRVPFDGEIGEVLRKVQRGEFPPPRQVAPSIDRALEAVCLKAMANHPEDRYATCRALADDVERWTADEPVAAWAEPWTRTLLRWLTRHRTGVTGATAAGLAGVLGLFAVLAVQASANAQLSDALDRETRAGAALADANAGLTRSKAAVQARYNLAVDAIKTFHTGVSEDFLLKQDQFKELRDRLLESAADFYRRKLGALLGDEADGASRRALARSNYELADLTWKVGRSEDALAAHRAVLATREALAAEPGADAVAVVEVGRSLTTIGSLLEVTGRTDDALAAYRRAESLLAGADGPAPAALAACRSALGSLLARRGELSAALEAYKLARSDQEAVAAGPGASNEALHDLASTRRRTGDLLSSKGNPADADAEYREALTILEKLAGENPAVPDFRSDLAATRHRRGWLLNHSARLADAEADYREAMTLLEKLADENPAVSALMGELAQTHNDLGLLLLQTGRLGMAESECRAGLAINRKLVDDHPADANYRRGLSIALARLGMAQTQQGRASEAADAFRKAVEVLKGLPAMESSDLYNVACFFSLLSATPAAPGSSGADGEGRAQADQAMEALRRAVAAGFRDLPHMQADSDLDPLRGRDDFKLLMMDLAIPADPFAAAE; from the coding sequence GTGTACAGCCTCGGCGCCACCCTCTACTGCCTGCTGACCGGCCGGGTGCCCTTCGACGGCGAGATCGGCGAGGTGCTGCGCAAGGTGCAGCGGGGCGAGTTCCCGCCGCCGCGGCAGGTCGCGCCGTCGATCGACAGGGCCCTGGAGGCCGTCTGCCTCAAGGCGATGGCGAATCATCCCGAGGACCGCTACGCGACCTGCCGGGCGCTGGCCGATGACGTCGAACGGTGGACGGCCGACGAGCCGGTGGCGGCGTGGGCGGAGCCGTGGACGCGGACGCTTCTGCGCTGGCTGACCCGGCACCGCACCGGCGTCACCGGCGCGACGGCGGCCGGGCTGGCCGGGGTGCTCGGGCTGTTCGCCGTGCTGGCGGTGCAGGCGTCGGCCAACGCCCAGCTCTCGGACGCCCTGGACCGCGAGACGAGGGCCGGCGCCGCGCTGGCCGACGCCAACGCCGGCCTGACCCGCTCGAAGGCCGCCGTGCAGGCCCGCTATAACCTGGCGGTCGACGCGATCAAGACGTTCCACACCGGCGTGAGCGAGGACTTCCTGTTGAAGCAGGACCAGTTCAAGGAGCTGCGCGACCGGCTCCTGGAGTCGGCGGCCGACTTCTACCGCCGCAAGCTCGGCGCCCTGCTCGGCGACGAGGCCGACGGTGCGTCCCGGCGGGCGCTGGCGCGATCGAACTACGAACTGGCCGACCTGACTTGGAAGGTCGGCCGTTCGGAGGACGCCCTCGCGGCGCACCGCGCGGTGCTCGCGACGCGGGAGGCCCTGGCGGCGGAGCCCGGGGCCGACGCCGTGGCGGTCGTCGAGGTCGGCCGGAGCCTGACCACCATCGGATCGCTGCTGGAGGTTACGGGTCGCACGGACGACGCGCTGGCCGCCTACCGACGAGCGGAGTCGCTGTTGGCCGGCGCCGACGGACCGGCGCCGGCCGCGCTGGCGGCTTGCCGGTCCGCCCTCGGCTCGCTCCTGGCCCGGAGGGGTGAGCTCTCCGCGGCCTTGGAAGCCTACAAGCTGGCTCGGTCCGATCAGGAGGCGGTGGCCGCCGGCCCCGGGGCCTCGAACGAAGCCCTCCACGACCTGGCGAGCACGCGCCGACGGACCGGCGACCTGCTGTCGTCGAAAGGCAATCCGGCGGACGCGGACGCCGAGTACCGCGAAGCCCTGACTATCCTGGAGAAGCTCGCCGGCGAGAACCCCGCCGTCCCCGATTTCCGCAGCGACCTGGCGGCGACTCGTCACAGGCGCGGCTGGCTGCTGAACCATTCGGCCCGGCTCGCGGACGCGGAGGCCGACTACCGCGAGGCCATGACGCTCCTCGAGAAGCTCGCCGACGAGAACCCCGCCGTCAGCGCCCTGATGGGCGAGCTGGCGCAAACCCACAACGACCTCGGCCTGTTGCTCCTTCAGACGGGCCGGCTCGGGATGGCGGAGTCCGAGTGCCGCGCGGGCCTGGCGATCAACCGGAAGCTGGTCGACGACCATCCCGCCGACGCCAACTACCGGCGCGGCCTCTCGATCGCCCTCGCGAGGCTCGGGATGGCCCAGACTCAACAGGGCAGGGCCTCCGAAGCGGCGGATGCGTTCCGCAAGGCGGTCGAGGTCTTGAAGGGCCTCCCGGCCATGGAGTCTAGTGATCTCTACAACGTCGCGTGCTTCTTTTCGCTGCTCTCCGCGACGCCCGCCGCGCCGGGGTCGAGTGGGGCGGACGGCGAGGGCCGGGCCCAGGCCGATCAGGCGATGGAGGCGTTGCGACGGGCCGTCGCCGCCGGGTTCCGCGACCTCCCCCACATGCAGGCCGACTCCGACCTTGACCCGCTCCGCGGTCGCGACGACTTCAAGCTGCTGATGATGGACCTGGCGATCCCGGCCGACCCCTTCGCCGCGGCAGAATGA
- a CDS encoding transposase: protein MRGRESADDRLDGRPRPSARRRGAARKGGAEPQALGRSRGGFTTDAVRDVVLDALRVIPNRKEPWPWHDEMRETYKQRNRVERAFAEAKQFRRFATRYEQFRRFATRYER, encoded by the coding sequence GTGCGAGGACGCGAGTCGGCTGATGATCGACTGGACGGTCGTCCGCGCCCATCAGCACGCCGCCGGGGCGCGGCGCGAAAAGGGGGCGCGGAGCCGCAGGCCCTCGGCCGGTCGCGCGGCGGCTTCACGACGGACGCGGTCCGCGACGTCGTCCTCGACGCCCTGCGGGTCATCCCGAACCGCAAGGAGCCCTGGCCCTGGCACGACGAGATGCGCGAGACCTACAAGCAGCGGAACCGGGTGGAGCGGGCGTTCGCCGAGGCCAAGCAGTTCCGCCGCTTCGCCACAAGGTATGAGCAGTTCCGCCGCTTCGCCACAAGGTATGAGAGGTGA
- a CDS encoding TIGR03032 family protein, translated as MQSGPIPPTASTIQLDGRELAGVRGSLGGPPSDAAPAGEAQPLRSVHTSNFSAILQELGISVLVTTYQAGKLVMLRPDGNRLNTHFRGFGRPMGLAVDGDRLAIGTAAEIWEYHNSPAVARRLEPAGSHDACFLPRSSVCTGDVQIHEMGWARSRGDDPELWFVNTRFSCLCTRSDKHSFVPRWRPPFISALAPEDRCHLNGLGMAGGLPAYVTALGTTDTPAGWRADKQDGGVILDVPSGEVIAQGLSMPHSPRWYDGRLWVLESGRGGFGCVDPDTGKYEAIAVLPGFTRGLDFCGPLAFIGLSQVRESAVFSGIDVAERPLAERCCGVWVVNIETGRTVAFVKFEDAVQEIFAVQALPGMRHPDVINDQPRIISDSFVVPDEALNLVPGLLRHDA; from the coding sequence ATGCAGAGCGGACCCATCCCCCCGACTGCCTCGACGATCCAGCTGGACGGTCGCGAACTCGCGGGCGTGCGCGGATCGCTCGGCGGCCCGCCTTCGGACGCCGCACCCGCCGGCGAGGCCCAGCCGCTGCGCAGCGTCCATACCAGCAACTTTTCCGCGATCCTTCAGGAACTCGGGATCTCCGTGCTGGTTACGACCTACCAGGCCGGCAAGTTGGTGATGCTCCGCCCCGACGGGAATCGCCTTAACACGCATTTCCGCGGCTTCGGCAGGCCGATGGGCCTGGCGGTGGACGGGGATCGGCTGGCCATCGGCACGGCCGCAGAGATCTGGGAATACCACAACTCCCCGGCCGTGGCCCGCCGCCTGGAGCCGGCCGGCAGCCACGACGCCTGCTTCTTGCCGCGCTCGTCGGTCTGCACCGGCGACGTCCAGATTCACGAGATGGGCTGGGCTCGTTCCCGCGGTGATGACCCCGAATTGTGGTTCGTCAACACGCGCTTCTCCTGCCTGTGTACGCGAAGCGACAAGCACAGCTTCGTACCACGATGGCGGCCGCCGTTCATCTCGGCGCTGGCGCCTGAGGATCGCTGCCATCTGAATGGGCTCGGCATGGCGGGGGGCCTCCCGGCGTACGTCACCGCCCTGGGAACGACCGACACGCCCGCCGGCTGGCGGGCCGACAAGCAGGACGGCGGCGTCATCCTGGACGTGCCCTCGGGAGAGGTCATCGCCCAGGGCCTGTCGATGCCGCACTCGCCGCGCTGGTACGACGGCCGCTTGTGGGTCCTTGAGTCAGGCCGCGGGGGCTTCGGCTGCGTCGACCCCGACACGGGAAAGTATGAAGCGATCGCCGTGCTCCCGGGTTTCACCCGCGGCCTGGACTTTTGCGGACCGCTGGCCTTCATCGGCCTGTCGCAGGTGCGTGAAAGCGCCGTCTTCAGCGGCATCGACGTCGCCGAGCGGCCGCTGGCGGAGCGCTGCTGCGGCGTCTGGGTTGTGAACATCGAGACGGGTCGGACTGTCGCGTTCGTGAAGTTCGAGGACGCGGTCCAGGAGATCTTCGCCGTGCAGGCGCTCCCCGGAATGCGACACCCGGACGTCATCAACGATCAGCCGCGCATAATCTCCGATTCATTCGTCGTGCCGGACGAGGCGCTGAATCTCGTACCTGGTCTGCTCCGCCATGACGCCTGA